Proteins found in one Buchnera aphidicola (Hyadaphis tataricae) genomic segment:
- the dnaG gene encoding DNA primase, with amino-acid sequence MSGKIPKYFINELLSRTDIVELINTRLSLKKYGKNYQTRCPFHQDKTPSFTVNHEKQFYYCFGCNAHGNAIDFLINYEHLNFVESIEELSIIHGIPIPFENNDSNVLYLKKQKLYSLMETLCRLYQKNIHLNKLATEYLFKRGINKKMIEIFLIGYSDVYWHNFSDKFNINKSLEQDLLNHKIIAINKTGYKYDIFQGRIIFPIQDQHGRIIAFGGRSINNTLPKYLNTQETTIFSKGKTIYGLYQVKKICSKPKYLLVVEGYIDVITLTQYDINYVVSSLGTSTTSEHIKLLFQYTNTIIYCYDGDQAGQNAAWRTLIKALPHISDQKNLKFILLPNNEDPDAIIRKEGRDNFQKRIDHAVTMSRFFFKYILKNVNLSSMDEKFQLSALALPLINTISSDTIRIYLRQRLARMIGILDDNQFEKFLYEQEIKKTTKKLIRIKATPMRILIALIVQNPGLAKIAPPLKTLSKSNIKGLQVFLEILQTCLNHPNINTGQLLEFYRNSKIIHILKMLSKWDHMIIQTEIHNMFLDLLRNIYNKTLEERQEYLISKERKKGLNMHEKKEIWNINKKLSQNKIKLFRK; translated from the coding sequence ATGTCTGGGAAAATACCTAAATATTTTATTAATGAACTGTTATCTCGAACAGATATAGTCGAACTAATTAATACAAGATTAAGTTTAAAAAAATACGGAAAAAATTATCAAACTCGCTGCCCTTTTCATCAAGATAAAACTCCATCTTTTACCGTTAATCATGAAAAACAATTTTATTATTGTTTTGGATGTAATGCGCATGGTAATGCTATTGATTTTTTAATTAATTATGAGCACTTAAACTTTGTAGAAAGTATTGAAGAGTTGTCTATAATTCATGGTATACCTATACCCTTTGAAAACAATGATAGCAATGTTTTGTATTTAAAAAAACAAAAATTATATTCTCTTATGGAAACACTCTGCAGATTATATCAAAAAAATATACACTTAAATAAATTAGCTACTGAATATTTATTTAAAAGAGGCATCAATAAAAAAATGATTGAAATTTTTTTAATCGGATATTCTGACGTATATTGGCATAATTTTTCAGATAAATTTAATATAAACAAATCATTAGAACAAGATTTATTAAATCACAAAATCATAGCTATTAACAAAACAGGATACAAATATGATATTTTTCAAGGAAGAATAATATTTCCCATACAAGACCAACATGGTAGAATTATAGCTTTTGGAGGTCGTTCTATCAATAATACTTTACCAAAGTATCTTAATACTCAAGAAACAACAATTTTCAGTAAAGGCAAAACAATTTATGGATTATATCAAGTTAAAAAAATATGCAGTAAACCTAAATATCTATTAGTTGTAGAGGGTTATATTGATGTTATAACATTAACTCAATACGATATTAATTATGTTGTTTCTTCCTTAGGAACATCGACTACAAGTGAACACATTAAACTACTTTTTCAATACACTAACACAATAATTTACTGTTATGATGGTGATCAAGCTGGTCAAAATGCCGCTTGGAGAACATTAATAAAAGCATTACCACACATATCAGATCAAAAAAATTTAAAATTTATACTATTACCCAATAATGAAGACCCTGACGCCATTATTAGAAAAGAAGGCAGAGATAATTTTCAAAAAAGAATCGATCATGCTGTTACCATGTCAAGATTTTTTTTTAAATATATTTTAAAAAATGTTAATTTATCATCAATGGATGAAAAATTTCAATTAAGCGCGCTTGCCTTACCTTTAATAAATACTATTTCTAGCGACACCATACGAATTTATTTACGTCAAAGATTAGCTAGAATGATAGGTATCTTAGATGATAATCAATTTGAAAAATTTTTATATGAGCAAGAAATAAAAAAAACAACAAAAAAATTAATTCGCATTAAAGCAACTCCGATGCGAATTCTGATAGCATTAATTGTACAAAACCCTGGATTAGCGAAAATTGCTCCACCGCTTAAAACATTATCAAAATCAAATATTAAAGGATTACAGGTTTTTTTAGAAATCTTACAAACTTGTCTGAATCATCCTAATATTAATACAGGTCAATTATTAGAATTTTACAGAAATAGCAAAATAATACATATTTTAAAAATGTTATCTAAATGGGATCATATGATTATCCAAACAGAAATACATAATATGTTTTTAGATCTATTAAGAAATATATATAATAAAACACTTGAAGAAAGACAAGAATATCTTATTTCTAAAGAACGAAAAAAAGGACTAAACATGCATGAAAAAAAAGAAATTTGGAACATTAACAAAAAACTATCACAAAATAAAATAAAATTATTTAGAAAATAA
- the rpsU gene encoding 30S ribosomal protein S21 yields MPIIKVRENEPFDVALRRFKRSCEKAGILAEIRRREFYEKPTTERKRAKASAVKRLAKKLTRENARHIRMY; encoded by the coding sequence ATGCCAATAATCAAAGTACGTGAAAATGAACCATTTGATGTTGCACTACGTCGTTTTAAAAGATCTTGTGAAAAAGCTGGAATTTTAGCTGAAATTCGTAGAAGAGAATTTTATGAAAAACCAACTACTGAAAGAAAAAGAGCAAAAGCTTCTGCCGTCAAACGTCTTGCTAAAAAACTCACACGTGAAAATGCACGACATATTCGTATGTATTAA